One part of the Buchnera aphidicola (Ceratovacuna keduensis) genome encodes these proteins:
- the rpsO gene encoding 30S ribosomal protein S15: MKKNKINSEIFLNFGKNVNDSGSTEVQIALITFRIKNLKVHFDSNKKDHSSKRGLLCMVSKRRKLLNYLKKKSLSRYKYVIKKLSIRR; this comes from the coding sequence ATGAAAAAAAATAAAATAAATTCAGAAATATTTTTAAATTTTGGCAAAAATGTTAATGATAGTGGTTCTACGGAAGTACAAATTGCATTAATAACATTTAGAATTAAAAATTTAAAAGTTCATTTTGATTCGAATAAAAAAGATCATAGTAGTAAAAGAGGATTATTATGTATGGTTTCTAAAAGAAGAAAACTTTTAAATTATTTAAAAAAAAAATCATTATCTAGATATAAATATGTAATTAAAAAACTTTCTATAAGAAGATAA
- the rbfA gene encoding 30S ribosome-binding factor RbfA, with protein sequence MILDFNRKCRISTIIRKEISNILSFYINDKRINFLVTISDVEISKDLKYAKIFFTILNIFNYKSIKNIIKILNSYKRYIIKLLCKRIILRTVPRLKFYYDNSLSEGSKISKILKKCF encoded by the coding sequence ATGATTTTAGATTTTAATAGAAAATGTAGAATTTCTACTATTATTAGAAAAGAAATATCTAACATTTTATCTTTTTATATAAATGATAAAAGAATTAATTTTTTAGTAACAATTTCAGACGTAGAAATTTCTAAAGATTTAAAATATGCAAAAATATTTTTTACTATTTTAAATATTTTTAATTATAAAAGTATTAAAAATATTATAAAAATATTAAATAGTTATAAAAGATATATAATTAAATTACTTTGTAAAAGAATAATATTAAGAACGGTTCCTAGATTAAAATTTTATTATGATAATTCATTGTCAGAAGGAAGCAAAATATCTAAAATTTTAAAAAAATGTTTTTAA
- the infB gene encoding translation initiation factor IF-2, with translation MKNKINKKSFLKKNVLENKNIKDKKFFVKNNFSNKFKKSIFIKNKNKNDNINNLKEVSKNKKFFKKNVFNNISSVKNKNFNKRSSLDILKKNNIINKKNILKNEKIKFIKQSFIKPKNIINKNIIINKNISLIKFSRLLGIKIKNIYKKIYKLGIKINNNFLNFKDAKKISKLLGYKVIEKKNTKMIDFFEKKQCLNNLKMKNRPPIVTIMGHVDHGKTSILDCIISSNIKDKEFGGITQNISVYNTKIKNRNIVFLDTPGHEVFSNMRSRGAKITDLIVLVVAADDGVMPQTIEAIEHAKISNVPMIIAINKIDKVDKNIDFIKNELMKYDIVSEDLGGENIFVLVSAKFKKGINSLLDAIFLQTEILELKTFYECKAKGVVIESFLDKNRGIISVIIVKEGTLKIGDFIICDLECGKVKAINDEFGNSLNFVTPSIPVRILGLSGIPISGSCFVVTKNEKKSKELVFYRKNKNKQKKFNTEKKIESDNFLENIKTKNFSDINLLIKADSQGSLEAIYNKIFNMSNKNFIIKIISFGVGSINESDVSLAMTSKSIILAFNVYPNKIAKKIILLNKLDIRYHSIIYNLLNEIELLKKKKLKSNIENFSCGLANVKNVFKVSNSINVAGCIVTKGFIKCNLDVNIIRNKKIIFKSKIDSIKHFKHDIKKAKKGLECGIIIKNFNKIKIKDILEVFIRKIL, from the coding sequence ATGAAAAATAAAATTAATAAAAAATCTTTTTTAAAGAAAAACGTTTTAGAAAATAAAAATATTAAAGATAAAAAATTTTTTGTAAAAAATAATTTTTCTAATAAATTTAAAAAATCTATTTTTATAAAAAATAAAAATAAAAATGATAATATAAATAATTTAAAAGAAGTTTCAAAAAATAAAAAATTTTTTAAAAAAAACGTTTTTAACAATATATCTTCAGTAAAAAATAAAAATTTTAATAAAAGATCTAGTTTAGACATATTAAAAAAAAATAATATTATAAATAAAAAAAATATTTTAAAAAATGAAAAAATAAAATTTATAAAACAATCTTTTATAAAGCCTAAAAATATTATAAATAAAAATATAATTATAAATAAAAATATTTCTTTAATAAAATTTTCTAGATTATTAGGAATAAAAATAAAAAATATATATAAAAAAATATATAAGTTAGGAATAAAAATAAATAATAATTTTTTAAATTTTAAAGATGCTAAAAAAATATCAAAATTATTAGGATATAAAGTAATAGAAAAAAAAAATACTAAAATGATAGATTTTTTTGAAAAGAAACAATGTTTAAATAATTTAAAAATGAAAAATAGACCTCCTATAGTAACTATAATGGGTCATGTAGACCATGGAAAAACTTCAATTTTAGATTGTATTATATCTAGTAATATAAAAGATAAAGAATTTGGAGGAATAACTCAAAATATATCTGTATATAATACTAAAATAAAAAATAGAAATATAGTTTTTTTAGATACACCTGGACATGAAGTTTTTTCAAATATGAGATCTAGAGGAGCTAAAATAACTGATTTAATAGTTTTAGTAGTTGCAGCAGATGATGGAGTAATGCCTCAAACTATAGAAGCTATAGAACATGCTAAAATTTCAAATGTTCCAATGATAATAGCAATAAATAAAATAGATAAAGTAGATAAAAATATAGATTTTATTAAAAATGAATTAATGAAATATGATATAGTTTCTGAAGATTTAGGTGGTGAAAATATTTTTGTTCTTGTATCAGCTAAGTTTAAAAAAGGTATAAATTCTTTATTAGATGCTATTTTTTTGCAAACAGAAATTTTAGAATTAAAAACATTTTATGAATGTAAAGCTAAAGGTGTTGTTATAGAATCTTTTTTAGATAAAAACAGAGGAATAATATCTGTTATAATAGTTAAAGAAGGTACATTAAAAATAGGAGATTTTATTATATGTGATTTAGAATGTGGAAAAGTTAAAGCTATTAATGATGAATTTGGGAATTCTTTAAATTTTGTTACACCTTCTATTCCAGTTAGAATATTAGGTTTATCAGGAATACCTATTTCTGGTAGTTGTTTTGTAGTTACAAAAAATGAAAAGAAATCTAAAGAATTAGTTTTTTATAGAAAAAATAAAAATAAACAGAAAAAGTTTAATACAGAAAAAAAAATTGAATCAGATAATTTTTTAGAAAATATAAAAACAAAAAATTTTAGTGACATAAATTTGTTAATAAAGGCTGATTCTCAAGGATCTTTAGAAGCTATTTACAATAAAATATTTAATATGTCTAATAAAAATTTTATTATAAAAATAATAAGTTTTGGTGTTGGATCTATAAATGAATCAGATGTTTCTTTAGCTATGACTTCTAAATCAATAATTTTAGCTTTTAATGTTTATCCTAATAAAATAGCTAAAAAAATAATTTTATTAAATAAATTAGATATAAGATATCATTCAATAATATATAATTTATTAAATGAAATAGAATTATTAAAGAAAAAAAAATTAAAATCCAATATAGAAAATTTTTCTTGTGGTTTAGCTAATGTAAAAAATGTTTTTAAAGTTTCTAATTCTATCAATGTTGCTGGGTGTATAGTAACAAAAGGATTTATAAAATGTAATTTAGATGTAAATATAATAAGAAATAAAAAAATTATATTTAAAAGTAAAATAGATTCTATAAAGCATTTTAAACATGATATAAAAAAAGCTAAAAAAGGTTTAGAATGTGGAATTATTATAAAAAATTTTAATAAAATAAAAATAAAAGATATTTTAGAAGTTTTTATAAGAAAAATATTATAA
- the ftsH gene encoding ATP-dependent zinc metalloprotease FtsH has product MSDSAKNIIIWLFISVMFMSVFQSFTARNSFNNRISYTAFLSEVNKNKISEVTIDGRQIEIISKDNNKYYTTIPINDQKLLDILLLKNIKIFGKSPISPGFFTSLIISWLPMFLLIGIWIFFVRQLQSGGKGAMSFGKDKSKMLPENKIKTTFSDVAGCDEAKEEVKELVEYLKKPKKFKKLGGKIPKGILLIGPPGTGKTLLAKAVAGEAKVPFFTISGSDFVEMFVGVGASRVRDMFENARKFSPCIIFIDEIDAVGRQRGTGLGGGHDEREQTLNQILVEMDGFEENQGIILIAATNRPDVLDPALLRPGRFDRRVVVSLPDVKGRKQILKVHIKNVLVKKNISTSILARGTPGFSGADLANLVNEAALLSARLNKDRISMLEFEMSKDKIIMGTERKSMIMTEKQKECTAYHEAGHTIVGRLVPDHDPAYKVTIIPRGMSLGATFFLPTDDQISVSKQKLESKISTLYGGRLAEEIIYGSKNISTGASQDIKMATNIARNMVTKWGFSKKLGPILYTKEKEEIFLGKNISISSNISNNTIRIIDKEIKTLIESNYNRAFKILKDNIDILHAMKDALIKYETIELFQIDDLMNRRNVRENINSKIDKKK; this is encoded by the coding sequence TTGAGTGATTCAGCTAAAAATATAATTATTTGGTTGTTTATATCTGTTATGTTTATGTCTGTTTTTCAAAGTTTTACTGCTAGAAATTCTTTTAATAATAGAATATCTTATACTGCTTTTTTATCAGAAGTAAATAAAAATAAAATATCTGAAGTTACAATTGATGGAAGACAGATAGAAATAATAAGTAAAGATAATAATAAATATTATACTACTATACCAATTAATGACCAAAAATTATTAGATATTTTATTATTAAAAAATATAAAAATATTTGGTAAATCTCCAATTTCACCAGGATTTTTTACTTCTTTAATAATATCTTGGCTTCCTATGTTTTTGTTAATAGGAATATGGATTTTTTTTGTTAGACAGCTCCAATCTGGAGGTAAAGGAGCAATGTCATTTGGAAAAGATAAATCAAAAATGCTTCCAGAAAATAAAATAAAAACTACTTTTTCTGATGTTGCTGGATGCGATGAAGCTAAAGAAGAAGTTAAAGAACTAGTTGAATATTTAAAAAAACCAAAAAAATTTAAAAAATTAGGAGGAAAAATTCCAAAAGGAATTTTATTAATAGGACCTCCAGGAACTGGAAAAACTTTATTAGCTAAAGCTGTTGCTGGAGAAGCTAAAGTTCCTTTTTTTACTATTTCTGGTTCAGATTTTGTTGAAATGTTTGTTGGAGTTGGTGCTTCTAGAGTTAGAGATATGTTTGAAAATGCGAGAAAATTTTCTCCATGTATAATATTTATAGATGAAATAGATGCTGTTGGAAGACAAAGAGGAACAGGTTTAGGTGGAGGTCATGATGAAAGAGAACAAACTTTAAATCAAATACTTGTAGAAATGGATGGATTTGAAGAAAATCAAGGAATTATATTAATAGCAGCAACTAATAGGCCAGATGTTTTGGATCCAGCTTTATTGAGACCAGGAAGATTTGATAGAAGAGTTGTAGTTTCTTTACCTGATGTTAAAGGTAGAAAACAAATATTAAAAGTTCATATTAAAAATGTTCTTGTTAAAAAAAATATATCAACTTCTATTTTAGCTAGAGGAACTCCTGGTTTTTCAGGAGCAGATTTAGCAAATTTAGTTAATGAAGCAGCTTTACTTTCAGCTAGATTAAATAAAGACAGAATATCTATGTTAGAATTTGAAATGTCTAAAGACAAGATAATTATGGGTACAGAAAGAAAATCTATGATAATGACTGAAAAACAAAAAGAATGTACAGCATATCATGAAGCAGGTCATACAATAGTAGGAAGATTGGTTCCAGATCATGATCCAGCTTATAAAGTAACTATAATCCCAAGAGGAATGTCTTTAGGTGCAACATTTTTTTTACCTACAGATGATCAAATAAGTGTTAGTAAACAAAAATTAGAAAGTAAAATATCTACGTTATATGGAGGCAGATTAGCTGAAGAAATAATTTATGGATCTAAAAATATTTCTACTGGAGCATCTCAAGATATAAAAATGGCTACTAATATAGCTAGAAATATGGTAACTAAATGGGGATTTTCAAAAAAATTAGGACCTATATTATATACTAAAGAAAAAGAAGAAATATTTTTAGGAAAAAATATATCTATTTCTTCTAACATATCTAATAATACTATTAGAATAATTGATAAAGAAATAAAGACATTAATAGAATCTAATTATAATAGAGCTTTTAAAATTTTAAAAGATAATATAGACATTCTGCATGCAATGAAAGATGCTTTAATTAAATATGAAACAATTGAGCTTTTTCAAATAGACGATTTGATGAATAGAAGAAATGTTAGAGAAAATATAAATTCTAAAATTGATAAAAAAAAATAG
- a CDS encoding RlmE family RNA methyltransferase, with amino-acid sequence MKYKKFSKSSKIWLKRNSINKNVLISKEKKLVSRSWFKIHEINLKSNIFKNNMNIIDLGSSPGGWSKYASKYIKNKGNIISCDINNMKFTNNIIFYKGNLLNKKFLKLFLKKISIYNIDVLMSDMSPNISGNKCVDNCNIINLLNLSFKICKKIFLKNGIYIVKAFEGTYLNKYIKILKDFFINVKIYKLKSSYNSSRELFIVGKGTIR; translated from the coding sequence ATGAAATATAAAAAATTTTCTAAAAGTTCTAAAATTTGGTTAAAAAGAAATTCAATAAATAAAAATGTTTTAATTTCTAAAGAAAAAAAATTAGTTTCTAGATCTTGGTTTAAAATACATGAAATAAATTTAAAAAGTAATATATTTAAAAATAATATGAATATTATAGATTTAGGATCTTCTCCAGGAGGATGGTCAAAATATGCTTCTAAATATATTAAAAATAAAGGTAATATAATATCATGTGATATAAATAACATGAAATTTACGAATAATATAATTTTTTATAAAGGAAATTTATTAAATAAAAAATTTTTAAAACTTTTTTTAAAAAAAATTAGTATATATAATATTGATGTATTAATGTCTGATATGTCACCTAATATTAGTGGAAATAAGTGTGTTGATAATTGCAATATAATAAATTTATTAAATTTATCTTTTAAAATATGTAAAAAAATTTTTTTAAAAAATGGAATTTATATAGTTAAGGCATTTGAGGGAACATATTTAAATAAATATATAAAAATTTTAAAAGATTTTTTTATAAATGTAAAAATTTATAAATTGAAATCTTCTTATAATAGTTCTAGAGAATTGTTTATTGTAGGAAAAGGAACAATAAGATAA
- the greA gene encoding transcription elongation factor GreA, protein MVKKIPITILGFKKLKYELNDLKNVKRKKIINNIKRAREHGDLKENAEYHAAREEQSFCEGRIKEIENKLSNLNVIDITKVPNKKKVVFGVTVTILNILSKKFFTYKIVGEDESNFKNKLISIKSPISRGLIGKYVGETSSIKTPNGKIKYKILNVEHI, encoded by the coding sequence TTGGTTAAAAAAATACCTATAACTATTTTAGGATTTAAAAAACTTAAATATGAATTAAATGATCTTAAAAATGTTAAAAGAAAAAAAATTATAAATAATATTAAAAGAGCAAGAGAACATGGAGATTTAAAAGAAAATGCTGAATATCATGCTGCTAGAGAAGAACAAAGTTTTTGTGAAGGAAGAATTAAAGAAATAGAAAATAAATTATCTAATCTAAATGTTATAGATATAACAAAAGTACCTAATAAAAAAAAAGTAGTTTTTGGAGTAACTGTAACTATTTTAAACATTTTGTCTAAAAAGTTTTTTACATATAAAATTGTAGGTGAAGATGAATCTAATTTTAAAAACAAATTAATTTCTATAAAATCACCTATATCTAGAGGTTTAATAGGAAAATATGTAGGAGAAACATCTTCTATAAAAACTCCTAATGGAAAAATAAAATATAAAATTTTAAATGTAGAACATATATAA
- a CDS encoding BolA/IbaG family iron-sulfur metabolism protein — MKIEKIKNILKKNIDFYKIKIRKENDNIEIVAISNIFINKTDLQRQQIIYKSIYNLIIKKKIHAVTIYTYSIKEWKKINNLK; from the coding sequence ATGAAAATAGAAAAAATAAAAAACATACTAAAAAAAAATATAGATTTTTATAAAATAAAAATTAGAAAAGAAAATGATAATATAGAAATAGTAGCAATAAGTAATATTTTTATAAATAAAACAGATTTACAAAGACAACAAATAATATATAAGTCAATATATAATTTAATTATAAAAAAAAAAATACATGCTGTTACAATCTATACATATTCTATTAAAGAATGGAAAAAAATAAATAATTTAAAGTAA
- the rplU gene encoding 50S ribosomal protein L21: MKAIFIINKNQYMANIGDKINIEKLNLKIGETIISDKVLMICKNENSIIGKPFLKKEYVSAKICSHNKKKKINIIKFKRRKHYKKRQGHRQKYTIIKIIKISNNKGI; this comes from the coding sequence ATGAAAGCAATATTTATAATAAATAAAAATCAATATATGGCAAATATTGGTGACAAAATTAACATAGAAAAATTAAATTTAAAAATAGGAGAAACAATTATATCTGATAAAGTTTTAATGATATGTAAAAATGAAAATTCAATTATAGGAAAACCATTTTTAAAAAAAGAATATGTTTCAGCAAAAATTTGTTCTCATAATAAAAAAAAAAAAATAAATATAATAAAATTTAAAAGAAGAAAACATTATAAAAAAAGACAAGGTCATAGACAAAAATATACTATAATAAAAATAATAAAAATTAGTAATAATAAAGGAATATAA
- the rpmA gene encoding 50S ribosomal protein L27 — translation MAHKKAGGSTRNGRDSNSKRLGMKKFGGEFVKPGNIIVRQRGTKFHPGKNVGCGRDHTLFALKKGKIYFKKKGIKKKKYINII, via the coding sequence ATGGCTCATAAAAAAGCTGGTGGTTCAACTAGAAATGGCAGAGATTCTAATTCAAAAAGATTAGGTATGAAAAAATTTGGAGGCGAATTTGTAAAACCTGGAAATATAATTGTAAGACAAAGAGGTACAAAATTTCATCCAGGAAAAAATGTTGGATGCGGTAGAGATCATACCTTATTTGCACTTAAAAAAGGAAAAATATATTTTAAAAAAAAAGGAATTAAAAAAAAAAAATATATAAATATAATTTAA
- the cgtA gene encoding Obg family GTPase CgtA gives MKFFDEILIYVKSGNGGNGCTSFRREKFVPKGGPDGGDGGDGGNVWIKSDFNINTLVKYNFKKIFKAENGYNGKKKKCSGKKGKDIYINVPLGTKIIDIKKKKILIDITKKKQKFLLIKGGKKGLGNYRFKSSTNRSPLKHTKGKKGKKLKIKLQLTILAEVGTLGLPNSGKSTLVRNISNSKTKIGTYPFTTIYPNLGVFFKNKKKYFTIADLPGIIYGASNGIGLGIQFLKHLERCKILLHIVDFSLKKNSNIINNINVIKNEIKKYNKNILHKPIWIVLNKIDKIDYKKKINIINLKNKIKEKLFFISAKYKKGTNKLCKNIIKFLKKK, from the coding sequence ATGAAATTTTTTGATGAAATTTTAATCTATGTAAAATCAGGAAATGGAGGAAATGGATGCACAAGTTTTAGAAGAGAAAAATTTGTTCCTAAAGGAGGACCAGATGGTGGAGATGGTGGAGATGGCGGAAATGTATGGATAAAATCTGATTTTAACATAAATACATTAGTGAAATATAATTTTAAAAAAATTTTTAAAGCAGAAAATGGATATAATGGAAAAAAAAAAAAATGCTCTGGAAAAAAAGGAAAAGATATTTATATAAATGTACCATTGGGAACAAAAATAATAGACATAAAAAAAAAAAAAATATTAATAGATATTACTAAAAAAAAACAAAAATTTCTTCTTATAAAAGGAGGCAAAAAGGGATTAGGAAATTATAGATTTAAATCTTCTACTAACAGATCTCCATTAAAACATACTAAAGGAAAAAAAGGTAAAAAACTAAAAATTAAATTACAATTAACAATTCTTGCTGAAGTTGGTACATTAGGCTTGCCAAATTCAGGAAAATCTACATTGGTAAGAAATATATCAAATTCTAAAACAAAAATAGGAACATATCCATTTACTACTATATATCCTAATTTAGGAGTATTTTTTAAAAATAAAAAAAAATATTTTACAATAGCAGATTTACCAGGAATAATTTATGGGGCATCGAATGGAATAGGATTGGGTATACAATTTTTAAAACATTTAGAAAGATGTAAAATATTACTTCATATAGTAGATTTTTCTTTAAAAAAAAATTCTAATATTATAAACAATATAAATGTTATAAAAAATGAAATAAAAAAATATAATAAAAATATATTACATAAACCAATATGGATTGTATTAAATAAAATAGATAAAATAGATTATAAAAAAAAAATTAATATAATAAACTTAAAAAATAAAATAAAAGAAAAATTATTTTTTATATCAGCTAAATATAAAAAAGGAACTAATAAACTTTGCAAAAATATTATAAAATTTTTAAAAAAAAAATAA
- the rpsI gene encoding 30S ribosomal protein S9, translating into MMKTKNYGTGRRKTSSARVFLKTGNGEIFINKKNINDYFKTNSLCSIVLQPILILNLNNKFNFFITVKGGGISSQANAIRQGITKSLIEYDNIFKSKLKKFGFVTRDSRKVERKKFGFRKSRKRPQFSKR; encoded by the coding sequence ATTATGAAAACTAAAAACTATGGAACTGGAAGAAGAAAAACTTCTTCAGCTAGAGTGTTTTTAAAAACTGGGAATGGAGAAATTTTTATAAATAAAAAGAATATAAATGATTATTTTAAAACTAATTCTCTTTGTTCTATAGTATTACAACCTATTTTAATTTTAAATTTAAATAATAAATTTAATTTTTTTATTACTGTTAAAGGAGGAGGAATTTCTAGTCAAGCTAATGCAATAAGACAGGGAATTACTAAATCTTTAATAGAATATGATAATATTTTTAAATCTAAATTAAAAAAATTTGGATTTGTTACTAGAGATTCCAGAAAAGTAGAAAGAAAAAAATTTGGTTTTAGAAAGTCTAGAAAAAGACCTCAATTTTCTAAACGATAA
- the rplM gene encoding 50S ribosomal protein L13, whose translation MKSFLIKNINKKEWFYVNAKKKILGRLASTVSKYLMGKHKSNYSNNINNGDYIIIFNAEKISVTGKKMKNKIYYRHTGYVGGLKKISLKEMILKNPEKVIINAIRGMLPKNSLRKLIMKKLKVYSGETLRHISQKPKLLKI comes from the coding sequence ATGAAAAGTTTTTTAATAAAAAATATAAATAAAAAAGAATGGTTTTATGTAAATGCTAAAAAAAAAATATTAGGACGATTAGCATCTACAGTTTCTAAATATTTAATGGGAAAACATAAGTCTAATTATTCTAATAATATAAATAATGGAGATTATATAATTATATTTAATGCTGAAAAAATATCAGTTACTGGAAAAAAAATGAAAAATAAAATTTATTATAGACATACTGGATATGTGGGAGGTTTAAAAAAAATTTCTTTAAAAGAAATGATTTTAAAAAATCCTGAAAAAGTAATAATAAATGCTATAAGAGGAATGTTACCAAAAAATTCTCTTAGAAAATTAATTATGAAAAAATTAAAGGTTTATTCAGGAGAAACGTTAAGGCACATTTCTCAAAAACCAAAATTGTTAAAAATTTAA
- a CDS encoding prephenate dehydratase domain-containing protein, producing MNSEINLLNFRKKINKIDKKIINLLFERNNISKKIAKIKICIKKNIKDKNREKEILLNIYNKSKKYNISKKYIKKIFRTIIKYSIKIQKKIFGKLITKKISLLGPKGSYSYYALKKYCKKKNIYKKKLKYTNFKNVEKYVKEKKTEIAILPIENSNTGKINEIYDILEKTKLFIVEMIYLKINHCLFSKKNIKIKKIKTIYTHIQPFLQCEKFIKKFYKESNIKFMKSTSFAIKKIINKQDNNVAAIGNKKNINLFKLKILKKNINDEKKNFTKFIILKKKNVELKNKKNILLIRFSYKNNKFPNKIFYILYKNKIEIKTVICNKSKIKNYKNIYFIELINNSYLIKNINFILKKMLKISKNIKIIGNYKNKNLI from the coding sequence ATGAATTCAGAAATAAATCTTTTAAATTTTAGAAAAAAAATTAATAAAATAGATAAAAAAATAATTAATTTATTGTTTGAAAGAAATAATATTTCTAAAAAAATTGCAAAAATAAAAATATGTATTAAAAAAAACATAAAAGATAAAAATAGAGAAAAAGAAATTTTATTAAATATATATAATAAATCTAAAAAATATAATATTTCTAAAAAATATATAAAAAAAATTTTTAGAACTATAATAAAATATTCTATAAAAATACAAAAAAAAATATTTGGAAAATTAATAACAAAAAAAATATCACTATTAGGACCTAAAGGATCATATTCATATTATGCTTTAAAAAAATATTGTAAAAAAAAAAATATATATAAAAAAAAACTTAAATATACAAATTTTAAAAATGTAGAAAAATATGTAAAAGAAAAAAAAACAGAAATTGCAATATTACCTATAGAAAATTCAAATACAGGTAAAATAAATGAAATATATGATATTTTAGAGAAAACTAAATTATTTATTGTAGAAATGATATATTTAAAAATTAATCATTGCTTATTTTCAAAAAAAAATATTAAAATAAAAAAAATAAAAACTATATATACTCATATACAACCATTTTTACAGTGTGAAAAATTTATAAAGAAATTTTATAAAGAAAGTAATATAAAATTTATGAAAAGTACATCGTTTGCTATAAAAAAAATAATTAATAAACAAGATAATAATGTAGCAGCTATAGGGAACAAAAAAAATATAAATTTATTTAAATTAAAAATTTTAAAAAAAAATATAAATGATGAAAAAAAAAATTTTACTAAATTTATAATTTTAAAAAAAAAAAATGTAGAATTAAAAAATAAAAAAAATATATTGTTAATAAGATTTTCTTATAAAAATAATAAATTTCCAAATAAAATTTTTTATATTTTATATAAAAATAAAATAGAAATAAAAACAGTTATATGTAATAAATCAAAAATAAAAAACTATAAAAATATATATTTTATTGAACTAATAAATAATAGTTATTTAATAAAAAATATAAATTTTATATTAAAAAAAATGCTAAAAATATCAAAAAATATAAAAATAATAGGAAATTATAAAAATAAAAATTTAATTTAA